From a region of the Ovis aries strain OAR_USU_Benz2616 breed Rambouillet chromosome 2, ARS-UI_Ramb_v3.0, whole genome shotgun sequence genome:
- the CNR2 gene encoding cannabinoid receptor 2 isoform X1: MLLQRLLGKPGRSPGTHPMEICLKIEAANGSSDGLNFNPMKEYMILSGPQKIAIAVLCTLLGLLSALENLAVLYLIVSSHRLRKKPSYLFISSLAGADFLASVVFASSFVHFHVFDGVDSKAVFLLKIGSVTLTFTASLGSLLLTAIDRYLCLRYPPTYKALLTRRRALATLGIMWVLAALVSYLPLMGWTCCPRSCSELFPLIPNDYLLGWLLFIATLFAGIIYTYTHVLWKAHQHVASLAEHRDRHLSGMARMRLDVRLAKTLGMLLAVLFIFWFPVLALMVYSLAARLSDQVKKVFAFCSLLCLVNSMVNPIIYGLRSGEIRSSAHHRLAHWKKCVRGLGPEGKGEIPRSSVTETEADVKTTPGLDSRELSWPDEL; encoded by the exons atgctcttg CAAAGACTTCTTGGCAAGCCCGGCAGAAGCCCAGGGACCCACCCCATGGAGATATGCCTGAAGATAGAGGCAGCCAACGGCTCCAGCGATGGCTTGAATTTCAACCCCATGAAGGAGTACATGATCCTGAGCGGTCCCCAAAAGATCGCGATCGCAGTGCTGTGCACCCTCCTGGGCCTGCTGAGTGCCCTGGAGAACCTGGCTGTTCTCTACCTCATCGTGTCCTCACACCGGCTCCGCAAGAAGCCCTCCTACCTGTTCATTAGCAGCTTGGCTGGGGCCGACTTTCTGGCCAGTGTGGTCTTTGCCTCCAGCTTTGTACATTTCCACGTCTTCGATGGCGTGGATTCCAAAGCTGTCTTCCTGCTGAAGATCGGCAGTGTGACTCTGACCTTCACGGCCTCCCTAGGCAGCCTGCTGCTGACTGCCATCGACCGCTACCTCTGTCTGCGCTACCCGCCTACCTACAAAGCTCTGCTCACCCGCAGGAGGGCACTGGCAACCCTGGGCATCATGTGGGTGCTCGCTGCATTGGTGTCCTACCTGCCCCTCATGGGATGGACCTGCTGTCCCAGGTCCTGCTCTGAGCTTTTCCCCCTGATCCCCAATGACTATCTGCTGGGCTGGCTCCTGTTCATCGCCACCCTTTTTGCGGGCATCATCTACACCTACACACATGTCCTCTGGAAGGCCCATCAGCACGTAGCCAGCTTGGCTGAGCACCGGGACAGACACCTGTCTGGAATGGCCCGGATGCGGCTGGATGTGCGGTTGGCCAAGACCCTGGGGATGCTCCTGGCTGTGCTCTTCATATTCTGGTTCCCGGTACTGGCCCTCATGGTCTACAGCCTGGCTGCCAGGCTAAGCGACCAGGTCAAGAAGGTCTTCGCCTTCTGCTCCTTGCTCTGCCTTGTCAACTCCATGGTCAACCCCATTATCTATGGCCTGCGGAGTGGGGAGATCCGGTCCTCTGCCCACCACCGCCTGGCCCACTGGAAGAAGTGTGTGAGGGGCCTCGGgccagaaggaaaaggagagatcCCCAGGTCCTCAGTCACTGAAACAGAGGCTGATGTGAAAACCACCCCCGGGCTAGATTCCAGAGAGCTATCCTGGCCTGATGAGCTCTGA
- the CNR2 gene encoding cannabinoid receptor 2 isoform X3, with protein sequence MEICLKIEAANGSSDGLNFNPMKEYMILSGPQKIAIAVLCTLLGLLSALENLAVLYLIVSSHRLRKKPSYLFISSLAGADFLASVVFASSFVHFHVFDGVDSKAVFLLKIGSVTLTFTASLGSLLLTAIDRYLCLRYPPTYKALLTRRRALATLGIMWVLAALVSYLPLMGWTCCPRSCSELFPLIPNDYLLGWLLFIATLFAGIIYTYTHVLWKAHQHVASLAEHRDRHLSGMARMRLDVRLAKTLGMLLAVLFIFWFPVLALMVYSLAARLSDQVKKVFAFCSLLCLVNSMVNPIIYGLRSGEIRSSAHHRLAHWKKCVRGLGPEGKGEIPRSSVTETEADVKTTPGLDSRELSWPDEL encoded by the coding sequence ATGGAGATATGCCTGAAGATAGAGGCAGCCAACGGCTCCAGCGATGGCTTGAATTTCAACCCCATGAAGGAGTACATGATCCTGAGCGGTCCCCAAAAGATCGCGATCGCAGTGCTGTGCACCCTCCTGGGCCTGCTGAGTGCCCTGGAGAACCTGGCTGTTCTCTACCTCATCGTGTCCTCACACCGGCTCCGCAAGAAGCCCTCCTACCTGTTCATTAGCAGCTTGGCTGGGGCCGACTTTCTGGCCAGTGTGGTCTTTGCCTCCAGCTTTGTACATTTCCACGTCTTCGATGGCGTGGATTCCAAAGCTGTCTTCCTGCTGAAGATCGGCAGTGTGACTCTGACCTTCACGGCCTCCCTAGGCAGCCTGCTGCTGACTGCCATCGACCGCTACCTCTGTCTGCGCTACCCGCCTACCTACAAAGCTCTGCTCACCCGCAGGAGGGCACTGGCAACCCTGGGCATCATGTGGGTGCTCGCTGCATTGGTGTCCTACCTGCCCCTCATGGGATGGACCTGCTGTCCCAGGTCCTGCTCTGAGCTTTTCCCCCTGATCCCCAATGACTATCTGCTGGGCTGGCTCCTGTTCATCGCCACCCTTTTTGCGGGCATCATCTACACCTACACACATGTCCTCTGGAAGGCCCATCAGCACGTAGCCAGCTTGGCTGAGCACCGGGACAGACACCTGTCTGGAATGGCCCGGATGCGGCTGGATGTGCGGTTGGCCAAGACCCTGGGGATGCTCCTGGCTGTGCTCTTCATATTCTGGTTCCCGGTACTGGCCCTCATGGTCTACAGCCTGGCTGCCAGGCTAAGCGACCAGGTCAAGAAGGTCTTCGCCTTCTGCTCCTTGCTCTGCCTTGTCAACTCCATGGTCAACCCCATTATCTATGGCCTGCGGAGTGGGGAGATCCGGTCCTCTGCCCACCACCGCCTGGCCCACTGGAAGAAGTGTGTGAGGGGCCTCGGgccagaaggaaaaggagagatcCCCAGGTCCTCAGTCACTGAAACAGAGGCTGATGTGAAAACCACCCCCGGGCTAGATTCCAGAGAGCTATCCTGGCCTGATGAGCTCTGA
- the CNR2 gene encoding cannabinoid receptor 2 isoform X2, producing MVNAFVVHSLAMLLQRLLGKPGRSPGTHPMEICLKIEAANGSSDGLNFNPMKEYMILSGPQKIAIAVLCTLLGLLSALENLAVLYLIVSSHRLRKKPSYLFISSLAGADFLASVVFASSFVHFHVFDGVDSKAVFLLKIGSVTLTFTASLGSLLLTAIDRYLCLRYPPTYKALLTRRRALATLGIMWVLAALVSYLPLMGWTCCPRSCSELFPLIPNDYLLGWLLFIATLFAGIIYTYTHVLWKAHQHVASLAEHRDRHLSGMARMRLDVRLAKTLGMLLAVLFIFWFPVLALMVYSLAARLSDQVKKVFAFCSLLCLVNSMVNPIIYGLRSGEIRSSAHHRLAHWKKCVRGLGPEGKGEIPRSSVTETEADVKTTPGLDSRELSWPDEL from the exons ATGGTAAACGCCTTTGTTGTTCATtcattggcaatgctcttg CAAAGACTTCTTGGCAAGCCCGGCAGAAGCCCAGGGACCCACCCCATGGAGATATGCCTGAAGATAGAGGCAGCCAACGGCTCCAGCGATGGCTTGAATTTCAACCCCATGAAGGAGTACATGATCCTGAGCGGTCCCCAAAAGATCGCGATCGCAGTGCTGTGCACCCTCCTGGGCCTGCTGAGTGCCCTGGAGAACCTGGCTGTTCTCTACCTCATCGTGTCCTCACACCGGCTCCGCAAGAAGCCCTCCTACCTGTTCATTAGCAGCTTGGCTGGGGCCGACTTTCTGGCCAGTGTGGTCTTTGCCTCCAGCTTTGTACATTTCCACGTCTTCGATGGCGTGGATTCCAAAGCTGTCTTCCTGCTGAAGATCGGCAGTGTGACTCTGACCTTCACGGCCTCCCTAGGCAGCCTGCTGCTGACTGCCATCGACCGCTACCTCTGTCTGCGCTACCCGCCTACCTACAAAGCTCTGCTCACCCGCAGGAGGGCACTGGCAACCCTGGGCATCATGTGGGTGCTCGCTGCATTGGTGTCCTACCTGCCCCTCATGGGATGGACCTGCTGTCCCAGGTCCTGCTCTGAGCTTTTCCCCCTGATCCCCAATGACTATCTGCTGGGCTGGCTCCTGTTCATCGCCACCCTTTTTGCGGGCATCATCTACACCTACACACATGTCCTCTGGAAGGCCCATCAGCACGTAGCCAGCTTGGCTGAGCACCGGGACAGACACCTGTCTGGAATGGCCCGGATGCGGCTGGATGTGCGGTTGGCCAAGACCCTGGGGATGCTCCTGGCTGTGCTCTTCATATTCTGGTTCCCGGTACTGGCCCTCATGGTCTACAGCCTGGCTGCCAGGCTAAGCGACCAGGTCAAGAAGGTCTTCGCCTTCTGCTCCTTGCTCTGCCTTGTCAACTCCATGGTCAACCCCATTATCTATGGCCTGCGGAGTGGGGAGATCCGGTCCTCTGCCCACCACCGCCTGGCCCACTGGAAGAAGTGTGTGAGGGGCCTCGGgccagaaggaaaaggagagatcCCCAGGTCCTCAGTCACTGAAACAGAGGCTGATGTGAAAACCACCCCCGGGCTAGATTCCAGAGAGCTATCCTGGCCTGATGAGCTCTGA